ACGGCGGCATGGGAGGCGACTACTTCGCGCTGTGCCTGGCCCTCGAGGAACTGGCCCGCGTGGACTCCTCGGTCGCGATCACCCTGGAGGCCGCGGTGTCGCTCGGCGCGATGCCGCTGCACCGGTACGGCACCCCCGAGCAGAAGGCCGAATGGCTGCCGCGCCTGGCGTCCGGCGAGGTGCTCGGCGCGTTCGGCCTCACCGAACCCGGCGGCGGCTCCGACGTGCCGGGTGGCATGCGCACCATGGCCGTGCTCGACGGGGACGAATGGGTGATCAACGGCTCCAAGGCGTTCATCACCAACTCCGGCACCGACCTCACCGGCTTCGTCGCGGTCGCCGCCATCACCGGCCGCAGGGAACGCGAGGACGGCACGACCGCGCCGGAGATCAGCACCATCATCGTGCCGTCCGGCACCCCCGGCTTCACCGTCTCCAAGAAGTACTCCAAGGTCGGCTGGTCGGCCTCCGACACCCGTGAGCTGTCGTTCTCCGACTGCCGCGTGCCGGCCGCCAACCTGCTCGGCGAGCGGGGCCGCGGCTACGCGCAGTTCCTGCGGACCCTGGACGAGGGCCGGGTCGCCATCGCGGCCCTGTCGGTCGGCCTCGCGCAGGGATGCGTGGACGAGAGCCTGCGGTACGCCAAGGAACGGCACGCGTTCGGCGTCCCCATCGCGCGCTACCAGGCCATCCAGTTCAAGATCGCCGACATGGAGACCCGCGCGCACACCGCGCGGCTCGCCTACTACCACGCGGCCGAGAAGATGCTGGCGGGGGAGCCGTTCAAGAAGGAGGCCGCCATCGCCAAGCTGGTCGCCTCCGACGCCGCCATGGACAACGCGCGCGACGCCACCCAGGTCTTCGGCGGCTACGGCTTCATGAACGAGTTCCCCGTGGGCCGTTTCTACCGCGACGCCAAGATCCTGGAGATCGGCGAAGGTACCAGCGAGGTGCAGCGCATCCTCATCGCGCGCCAGCTCGGCCTGCCGGCCTGACCGCCACCCGGAGGTCGAGTTTCGTCCAGTGGACGGCAAAGAACCCGGCCCCAGGGTTCACCGGAGGGCAGGTCACGGCCGAGGCTTGGTGATATGCGCCGGGACAACGATCTGGGGGACTTCCTCAGGGCCCGTCGTCACCTGACGGCCCCCGAGCAGGTCGGCCTGCCGCCGCTGTCCGACCGCCGCCGCACCCCCGGCCTGCGCCGCGAGGAGGTCGCGACCCTCGCCGGGGTCAGCACCGACTACTACATACGGCTGGAGCAAGGCAGGGAGCGCCACCCGTCCGACCAGGTGCTCGACTCCCTCGCACGGGTCCTCCAGCTCGGCCCCGAGGCCGCCGAGTACCTGCACGGTCTCGCACGGCCCCGCGCCGGACCCTGCACCGACAGCGCGTCCGGCCGGGTCGACCCCAACGTGGTGCGGCTCATGGAGCGCTGGGACCGGGTCGCGGCGTACGTGGTGAACCAGCGGCTCGACGTGCTGGCACGCAACGCGGTCGCCGAAGGCCTGTACGGCGGACTGGAGCACAACGGCAACCTGCTGCGTCTCGCTCTGCTCAACCCCCGCGCGCGGGAGTTCTACCGGGACTGGGAGAAGGACACCTGCTGCAAGGTCGCGCACCTGCGCGCCGCGGTCGGGATCGGGCCCGACGACCCCGAACGGGCCGCGCTGGTCCAGGAGCTGTCCGAACGCAGCGCCGACTTCCGGCGCATGTGGGCCAGGCACGACGTGCGCAGCCGGGGCCGCGACCCCGTGCGTTTCCACCACCACACGGCCGGCGACCTGTTCACCACCATGGAGGTGATGACCATCGACGAGACCTCCTGCCAGAAGCTGGTCACCTTTCAGGCCGAGCCCGGCAGCCCCTCGGAACACGCACTGGCCTGCCTCGGCGCCACGGCCGCGGCGCGGCGGCCGTCGTACTGCTGCTGACATGCGGCGACCCGCGGACACACGGCGCGGGAAGGGAAGCGGCACGGCGGCCGTCGAACACGGCTGACATGCGGTGACCCGGCAGGCACGCGGCGCGGGGAAGGGACGCGGCGCGATTGGACGGACGACGGGTCTACTCCCTAAAGTCCTTTTCATGACTTCTGATGATCTTCTGGTGCGCAGGGCCGTCCACGACGACGCCGAGGAGATCTTCGCACTGACCCGCGAGTTCGCCATGTCGGTGCGTCCCCGGCGCGAACCGTTCGACCAGCACCTGCCGGCCCTGCTGGACAACCCCGACGCGCTGCTCCTGGTCGCGGTCGTGAACGGCCACGTCCGCGGCTACCTGCTCGGCTTCGTCCACCTCACGCTCTTCGCCAACGGCCACGTGGCGTGGATCGAGGAAGCCGTGTCGCAGCACGGTTTCCGCCGCCGCGGACTCGGCCGGGCCCTGCTGGAGGAGTTCGAGACCTGGGCCCGCGGCAGGGACGCGCGCTACATCGCGCTCGCCACCCGCAGAGCCCAGGAGTTCTACCAGGCCCTGCGCTACGAGTCCGCCGGCACCTACTACCGCAAGACCCTGATGTCGCTGGAGGACCAGGCCTGACCGCCGCGCCTACGAGGTGAGCTGCGCGTCCAGCCGGTAACCGTCCACCGTCACGTACACCGAGTCTCCCGGCCGCGCGTTCAGGCGCATCAGCACCGGCTGCAACGAGTCGAACACCGGCTGCCGGTCCCGCCACACCAGCACGACCGCGTTGTCCCCCGGCCCCGTCACCGACAGCAGTGTGCCGGGACGCATGCCGAGCTGCGTGGCGTACCCCTCCGGCACCGGCACCGGCTCGCCGCGCAGATGCTCGCTCGTCACGTCGATCCGCTGCCACCTGCGCGGATCGGACGCCGGACCCGGCAGGGGACGCTGAGCCGTACGGGGTTCCGGCACCAGGTGGGGCCGCGGCGGGTTCGCCGACAGGGCCGTCAGCGCCGCGAGCGCGCTCTGCGCCGTCTGCGCGTCCGGCAGGCTCCCCGACACCGACGGAACGGGGGTGCCGCCGCGGATCTGATGGCCGTTGGCCCCCGGCGTGCGGCGGGGGAGGGGAGCGGGGAAACCACCGGTGGTCGTCGGGGACAGCGGCTCCTGCGGCGCGGCGGCCGTCTTCGGCAGGGACTCGATCCACGCCTCCGCCGAGTGCGCGCGGATGCCGAGCTGGCCGAGCAGCTCGACGGCGTCCTCACCGCTGGTCTTCCCGCCGAGCACCTGCACACTGCGCTCACGCAGCCGCGTCAGATCGCCGACCACCAGCCAGCCGTCCTGCAGGCGGCGGTCCGGCATCAGCGCCACCAGGACCCGCCACAGCGGCGTGCCGAGCGACGGCACGTCGATGGGGTGCGCCGGGTCGGCCGCGATCAGCTGCTCCTCCGTCGCCGCCGTGCCGAGCCACTCGGTCAGCCGGAACAAGTGCCCCGTCACCGCGGTCGACTCCGGCGACCGCAGCCAGTGCAGCACCCGCTCCTCGGCGGCCCGCTGCGCCTGCGACAGCACATCACGGTCCACGTGCAGCTCGTGCGCGAGCGTGCGCAGGCTCACCGGCTCCGCCGCGAACAGCCGCTCGATCGCCACGGCCCGCTCCATCGGCGTCCACTCACGGAACACCGTGTCCACCAGCCGTACCAGCGGATTGTCCGACACCGGGGGCTTCGGCGGCGGCGCAGGCGCGGCTCTGGTCGGCGGCACCGGCCGTACCGGCGGCGACGAGGCCACCACCGGCGGCTGCGCCGGGACGGCAGGCGCGGGGGAGGACACCGGGTTCGACACCACAGGGCTCGACACCACAGGGCTCGACACGGGGCTCGACACGGCCGGTACGCGTCCCAGGATCTCCCGGAACACGGTCGTGATGACGACCTCGGCCGACGCGGGCCCGGCCGGAGCACGCAGGTCGGCCGCCGTCAGCCGCCGCAGCCGGTCCCACCCCCCCATGCCGTTGATCGCCGTACGGGCCGGCTCCGGCCAGCCGGTGAGCGCGGGATCCACCGTGTGCACCTGAAGCGCCGGCAGCACGTCCATGAGCGCAAGGTGGTCCCAGCGAAGCACCGCGAGCCGGGACAAACGATCGCACACCCAGTCGACACCGGTCGTGCCGAGCGCGCGACCCAGAGCGACCGACCCCCACCAGCCCCCCGGCAGCCGTGGATCGGCGAGGACCTCGGCGACCTGCTGAGGCCGGCTCCAGCGCAGGGCCGGGACGAGATCACTCAGGCAGATCATTGAATCGGCGTCCATCGGCTGACCGCATCCTCCCGAGTGTGACGCATGTTGCTAATGGTGCAGCTTACGCCGGACGCTGGCAATTAGCGTCATCAAGGAGAACATAGTGCGAGGACCACTCATCTGGCGCCTGACCGCACACTTTCCCCTGGACCGCTCCGACCTTGAAGATCAGCACATCCACACATCACCATGACGCAAAGTGATGGTGAGGGCCGATCCCGTGGCCTGCGGCCTGAGCACGGACCGACACGGCGGGCTGTCCGGACGGTCACCGCGGTTCTCACGGACGGCCGTCCAGAGGTCTACGGCCCGGAGACGGGCCGTCCGCCGACGCGGGTCACCGCCGTCGCGCCGGCACGGCACCCCGCCTCGACGGCGGCGCCTGCGTCCGCGCCGCCGAGGAGGGCCGTCAGCACCCCGGCGGCGAACGCGTCCCCCGCACCGGTGGAGTCCAGCGGCCCGGCTCCCGGTGTCCCCGCGGCGTGCCGGGTGACGGTGCCTCCGGTCGCGAGCAGAGCGCCGTCCTCGCCGAGCTTCACGATCGCCGTGCCGTACCGCGCGCTCAACGCCTCGGCGGCGGTGACGGCGTCCCCGGCCCCGGTCAGCAGCAGCGCCTCGTCCAGGTTGGGGATCACCAGACCTGCCGAGGACGTCTCCCGCAGGAACCGCTCCGACCCGAACTCCCGCAGGAACCCCGCGGAGGCCGGATCCACGCTGACCGCGGCCCCACGCTCCAGCGCCGCTCGCGTCGCCAGCCGCACCAGCTCCAGCCCCGGCGCCGCGAACAACGTGTACCCGGACACGTGCACACGTCCGACGCCGTCCAGCAACCCGTCGTCCCAGTCCTGCGGCCCGATACGCCGTCCGGCCCCGCGCGTGGTGAGCATGGTCCGCTCACCGGCGCCGTCCACCATGGCGATCACCACCGCGGTGGGGTGCGCCGGGTCGATCCGCACGTGCGGCCGCACCCCGGCCCGGGTGAGCTCACCGACGTGCCAGGCCCCGGTGTCGTACCCCGCACGCGCCAGCAGCCGCGCGTCCGCACCGAGATACGCGGCCCACGCGGCCGTGTTGGCCCCCGACCCGCCGGGCCGCAGCACGATGTCCGCCTCGGTGTCCGTCCCCGGCGCGACCGGCGACCGATGCCGCGCCACCACATCGGTGACGACGTCCCCGATGACGAGCAACCCCGCCACTCAGCCCTCCGCGACGGCCCAGGCGACCGCGATCCGCGCCGCCAGGCCGACATTGCCGCGCACCGCCGCGAGGTTGGCCTCCAGGGACGCGCCATCGGTGCCACGCACCAGATAGTCCAGCAGGAACGGCGTGATCGCCTGACCGGTCACCCCTTGCCGCTCCGCCTCGGTCAGCGCCTCCGCCAGCACACGATCGTGCAACCCGGGATCGAGCTGGCTCTCCTCCGGCACCGGATTGGCCACGATCAGCGCCGCCTCCGGCCCTCCGAGCCGGTCCTGCGCACGCATGACCCCCGCCGCCTGCGCCGGCTCGTCCAGCCGCCAGTCCACCGGCAGTCCAGTGGTGTGCAGATAGAACCCCGGAAAGGTGTCGGTGCGGTACCCCGCGACGGTGACCCCCCGGGTCTCCAGCCGCTGGAGCGTAGCCGGCACATCAAGAATGGACTTCACCCCCGCACACACCACCGTGATCCGCGTCGCGGCGAGTGTCCCGATGTCCGCGGACTCGTCCTGGTCCGACGTCCACCCCCGGTGCACCCCGCCGAGCCCTCCGGTCGCGAACACCCGGATCCCGGCCCGCGCCGCGAGGAACGCCGTGGCCGACACCGTGGTGGCCCCGCTCGCGCCGAGCGCCGCCGCCGGCGCCAGATCCCGGAACCCGAGCTTGCGCAGCCCCGCCTCCTTGGCGATCCGCTCCAGCCCGTCCCGGCCCAGCCCGACCCACGGCACCCCGTCCAGCACCGCGATCGTCGCAGGCACCGCACCCGAGTCCCGTACCAGGCCCTCCAGCTCGACGGCCACCTCGAGATTGCGCGGCTGAGGAAGACCGTGCGAGATGATCGTGCTCTCCAGCGCCACCACAGGAACACCACCGGCCAGGGCCTCGGCGACCTCAGGTGATGTCCGGATGATCGTCTCGCCGGGACCACTAGTGTGCATGCTCGCTCCGTGCCCTTCCCGTAGGTACGCTCCAGGGAGATTTGCCCCCCTGACACCGTACTGTCCGAGTTAGGAGACCTGGTCATGCGCCACTCGCGGTACGACGTGGTCATCGCCGGAGCCGGACACAACGGCCTGGTGGCCGCCGCGTACCTCGCACGCGCCGGCCGCCGCGTGCTGCTCCTGGAACGCCGGCCGTGCACCGGCGGCCTCGCCGTCTCCACCCAGGCCTTCCCCGGCGTAGGCGCACGAGTCTCCCGCTACTCCTACCTGGTCAGCCTCCTCCCCACCAAGATCATCACCGACCTGGGCCTGACCCTCGACCTGCGCCGCCGCCGCTACGCCTCCTACACCCCCGTAGGAGACGGCGGCCTCCTGGTGGACAACGCCGACGACCACCGCACCGCCGCGTCCTTCACGGCCGTCACCGGCGGCGCCACCGACCACGAGGCCTGGCGCCGCTTCTACGCGGCCACCGCGCACCTGGCCGAACGCCTGGCCCCCACCCTCCTGGAGCCCTTGCGCGACCGCACCACCGTCCGCGAACACGTGGTGGCCGACGAGTCCCTGTGGCGCGACACCTTCGAACGACCCATCGGTGAAGTCGTGGACGAGACCTTCACCGACGACACCGTACGCGGCGTAGTACTCACCGACGCACTGATCGGCACCTTCGCCGACCCCTCGACCGACCTCCTCGCCAACCGCTGCTTCCTCTACCACGTGATCGGCAACGGCACCGGGGACTGGAACGTCCCCGTCGGCGGCATGGGAGCCGTGACCACGGCCCTGACCACCGCCGCCACGAAGGCCGGCGCCGAGATCCACACCAACACCGAAGTCCTCGCCGTGGACCCGGTGACCGGCGAAGTCTGCTTCCGGTCCCCCGAAGGCGCCGAACACACCGTCACCGCCGGCCACATCCTCGCCAACACCCCACCGACGACCCTCTCCCGCCTCCTCGGAGAGGACCCGGAGCACACCCCTGAAGGCGCTCAACTGAAAATCAACATGGTCCTGTCCCGCCTGCCCCGCCTCAAGGACCCCGGCGTCACCCCGGCCGAGGCCTTCAGCGGCACCTTCCACATCAACGAGTCCCGCGACCAGCTGGCCCGCGCCTACACCGAAGCCGCCGCAGGCGAGATCCCCACCCTTCCCCCCGCCGAGGTCTACTGCCACTCCCTGACAGACCCCTCCATCCTCACCCCCGGCCTCGCGGCGACCGGCGCGCACACCCTGACCCTCTTCGGCCTCCACATGCCGTCCCGCCTCTTCCGCGCCGACCCGGACAAGTCCCGCGCCGAAGCCCTCGCCGCCACCCTGGCCTCCGTCAACACCGTCCTGGCCGAACCCCTGGAGGACTGCCTGCTGCGCACCCCCTCCGGAACCCTCTGCCTCGAAGCGAAAACCCCCGCCGACCTGGAAAGCGAGGCGGCCCTCCCCGGCGGCCACATCTTCCACCGCGACCTCACCTGGCCCTACGCGGAAACCCCGGAGGAAAACGGCCGCTGGGGAGTGGAAACCCACCACGACCGCGTCCTGCTGTGCGGCGCCGCCGCACGCCGAGGCGGCGGCGTCAGCGGCATCCCCGGTCACAACGCCGCCATGGCGGTTCTCGGCGGCTGAGCCGTCCCGCCTCACTCCGCGACCGCGCCATGGGACCGCGTGTGCGGGTTCTCGTGAGGGGTGGTCGTGGCGCGGATGTGGGTGCGTTCGCCTTGGCGGCCGATGAGGCTGAGGTATTCGACGGGGCCCGCGCCGGTGGCGCCGAACCAGTGGGGGGTGCGGGTGTCGAACTCCACCGCTTCGCCGGCGTGGAGGAGGAGATCGTGGTCGCCGAGGACCAGGCGCAGGGTGCCGTTGAGCACGTAGGCCCAGTCGTGGCCTTCGTGGGAGCGGAGGTCGGGGACGGCGTCGTCGCGGCCGGTGGGGAGGACGAACTTGTACGCCTGGACTCCGCCGGGACGGCGGGTGAGCGGGATGATGATCGATCCGTCGCTGCATGACAGGGGACGCAGGTCGACCCGCGGGTCCGCGGTGCGGGGAGCGTCGACGAGGGAGTCGATGGTGACGCCGTAGTAGCGGGCCAGCGGCAGGAGTTGTTCGAGGGTGGGGCGTCGCAGTCCGGCTTCCAGGCGGGACAGGGTGCTGGTGGAGATGCCGGTCTCCGCGGCGAGCCGGGTCAGCGTGACGTCGCGGCGCAGCCGTAGGTGTTTGAGGCGAGGGCCCACGGCGTCGAGGGTCGCGTCGGTGGTTCGGTCCATGTCCCTTAGTTTGCCATTTGGCAAGGATGTTTGCGTCCTGGCGTGATGGAGGTGAGTCTGGGGGCCGCACGTCGAAGCAGGGGGGAGAACGCGATGAACGCGGAACCCCTTCGCGTCGCGGTGAGCGCGCCGGACGCGGGCTCTCGTGCCCGGTTGTTCTTCTGCGGCCGGCCTGTTCGTTGAAAGGACCTTCCCATCATGTCTTCCACTGCCATGTCCGGTGCGGACACGACCGCGCCGGTGATCGACGATCCGCGGCGCCGCCGCGCGATCCTGTGGGCCGTGTGCGTCGCGCTGATGGCCGTCGTCGCGTCCGTCTCCGGGCTGAACGTCGCGCAGCCGCAACTGGCCGTCACGTTCGACGCGTCCCAGGGACAGGTGTTGTGGATCATCAACACCTACACCCTGACCCTCGCGGCACTCCTGCTGCCGCTCGGCGCGGCGGGGGACCGCTGGGGACGCAAGCCCGTTCTGGTCGCCGGCCTCGCCGTCTTCGGGGTCGCGAACGTCGCCGCGGCGCTCGCGCCGGTCGCGGGGGTGATGCTCGGCGCGCGCCTGCTCAGCGGTATCGGCGCGGCGATGATCATGCCGGTCACCCTCTCGGTCATCACCTCGTCCTTCCCCGGCACCGAACGCTCGAAGGCGATCGGCATGTGGACCGCGGTCGCCGGTGGCGGAGGCATCCTCGGCATGTACCTGTCCGCGCTCCTGGTGGACGTCGCGTCCTGGCGCTGGCTGTTCGCTCTGCCGGTCGTCCTCACCCTCGCCGCGGTCCTGATCGGTGTCCGTGCCGTCCCGAACTCGCGTGAGGCCGCTCGGGGCCGGTTCGATCTTCCCGGCGCGCTGGCCTCGGTCGTCGCCGCCGTCGGGTTCACCTACGCGCTGCACGAGGCACCCGCGCGGGGCTGGGGAGACCCCGCCGTCGTCCTCACGCTCGTCGTGGCCGTGGTCGCGACAGCCGTGTTCGTCGCGTGGGAACTGCGCACGCCGTCCCCGCTGCTGGACATCAGGAACTTCCGGACCCGCGGCCTTTCCTCCGGCACCACGCTGCTGCTGGTCCTGTTCGGCGTCCAGGGTGGGGTCTCTCTCGTCCTGTACCCGTTCTTCCAGGTCGTGCTCGGCTGGAGCGGTCTGCTCGCCACCCTCGGGCTGATGCCGATGGCACTGCTGATGATGGCCGCCTCCGGCGTCGCGCCACGCCTGGCCGCACGCATCGGCGTCCGCGGGTCGATGGTCACGGGACTGGGCCTCGCCGGTGCCGGGCTGGCGCTGATGGCGTCACTCGTGTCGGTCTCCGGCGGATACCTCGGCGTGTTGCCGGGACTGATCGCCATGGGACTCGGAGCGGGGCTGGCGATGACACCCTCGACCGAGGCGATCACCTCCGCTCTGCCGCGTGAGCAGCAAGGCGTGGCGTCCGCGCTCAACGACCTCACCCGGGAACTCGGCGCGGCCCTCGGCATCGCCCTGCTGGGAGGCCTGCTGGTCGCCGGCTACCGGAACGCGCTCCGCGGCCGCCTCGACGGTGTGC
The window above is part of the Sphaerisporangium rubeum genome. Proteins encoded here:
- a CDS encoding PfkB family carbohydrate kinase, yielding MAGLLVIGDVVTDVVARHRSPVAPGTDTEADIVLRPGGSGANTAAWAAYLGADARLLARAGYDTGAWHVGELTRAGVRPHVRIDPAHPTAVVIAMVDGAGERTMLTTRGAGRRIGPQDWDDGLLDGVGRVHVSGYTLFAAPGLELVRLATRAALERGAAVSVDPASAGFLREFGSERFLRETSSAGLVIPNLDEALLLTGAGDAVTAAEALSARYGTAIVKLGEDGALLATGGTVTRHAAGTPGAGPLDSTGAGDAFAAGVLTALLGGADAGAAVEAGCRAGATAVTRVGGRPVSGP
- a CDS encoding helix-turn-helix domain-containing protein, translating into MRRDNDLGDFLRARRHLTAPEQVGLPPLSDRRRTPGLRREEVATLAGVSTDYYIRLEQGRERHPSDQVLDSLARVLQLGPEAAEYLHGLARPRAGPCTDSASGRVDPNVVRLMERWDRVAAYVVNQRLDVLARNAVAEGLYGGLEHNGNLLRLALLNPRAREFYRDWEKDTCCKVAHLRAAVGIGPDDPERAALVQELSERSADFRRMWARHDVRSRGRDPVRFHHHTAGDLFTTMEVMTIDETSCQKLVTFQAEPGSPSEHALACLGATAAARRPSYCC
- a CDS encoding pseudouridine-5'-phosphate glycosidase, translating into MHTSGPGETIIRTSPEVAEALAGGVPVVALESTIISHGLPQPRNLEVAVELEGLVRDSGAVPATIAVLDGVPWVGLGRDGLERIAKEAGLRKLGFRDLAPAAALGASGATTVSATAFLAARAGIRVFATGGLGGVHRGWTSDQDESADIGTLAATRITVVCAGVKSILDVPATLQRLETRGVTVAGYRTDTFPGFYLHTTGLPVDWRLDEPAQAAGVMRAQDRLGGPEAALIVANPVPEESQLDPGLHDRVLAEALTEAERQGVTGQAITPFLLDYLVRGTDGASLEANLAAVRGNVGLAARIAVAWAVAEG
- a CDS encoding acyl-CoA dehydrogenase family protein — translated: MHRLDDEYEALRATVEEFARDVVAPVIGDYYERCEFPYDIVRRMGRMGLFGLPIPEEHGGMGGDYFALCLALEELARVDSSVAITLEAAVSLGAMPLHRYGTPEQKAEWLPRLASGEVLGAFGLTEPGGGSDVPGGMRTMAVLDGDEWVINGSKAFITNSGTDLTGFVAVAAITGRREREDGTTAPEISTIIVPSGTPGFTVSKKYSKVGWSASDTRELSFSDCRVPAANLLGERGRGYAQFLRTLDEGRVAIAALSVGLAQGCVDESLRYAKERHAFGVPIARYQAIQFKIADMETRAHTARLAYYHAAEKMLAGEPFKKEAAIAKLVASDAAMDNARDATQVFGGYGFMNEFPVGRFYRDAKILEIGEGTSEVQRILIARQLGLPA
- a CDS encoding helix-turn-helix domain-containing protein yields the protein MDRTTDATLDAVGPRLKHLRLRRDVTLTRLAAETGISTSTLSRLEAGLRRPTLEQLLPLARYYGVTIDSLVDAPRTADPRVDLRPLSCSDGSIIIPLTRRPGGVQAYKFVLPTGRDDAVPDLRSHEGHDWAYVLNGTLRLVLGDHDLLLHAGEAVEFDTRTPHWFGATGAGPVEYLSLIGRQGERTHIRATTTPHENPHTRSHGAVAE
- a CDS encoding phytoene desaturase family protein translates to MRHSRYDVVIAGAGHNGLVAAAYLARAGRRVLLLERRPCTGGLAVSTQAFPGVGARVSRYSYLVSLLPTKIITDLGLTLDLRRRRYASYTPVGDGGLLVDNADDHRTAASFTAVTGGATDHEAWRRFYAATAHLAERLAPTLLEPLRDRTTVREHVVADESLWRDTFERPIGEVVDETFTDDTVRGVVLTDALIGTFADPSTDLLANRCFLYHVIGNGTGDWNVPVGGMGAVTTALTTAATKAGAEIHTNTEVLAVDPVTGEVCFRSPEGAEHTVTAGHILANTPPTTLSRLLGEDPEHTPEGAQLKINMVLSRLPRLKDPGVTPAEAFSGTFHINESRDQLARAYTEAAAGEIPTLPPAEVYCHSLTDPSILTPGLAATGAHTLTLFGLHMPSRLFRADPDKSRAEALAATLASVNTVLAEPLEDCLLRTPSGTLCLEAKTPADLESEAALPGGHIFHRDLTWPYAETPEENGRWGVETHHDRVLLCGAAARRGGGVSGIPGHNAAMAVLGG
- a CDS encoding GNAT family N-acetyltransferase, with amino-acid sequence MTSDDLLVRRAVHDDAEEIFALTREFAMSVRPRREPFDQHLPALLDNPDALLLVAVVNGHVRGYLLGFVHLTLFANGHVAWIEEAVSQHGFRRRGLGRALLEEFETWARGRDARYIALATRRAQEFYQALRYESAGTYYRKTLMSLEDQA
- a CDS encoding MFS transporter — encoded protein: MSSTAMSGADTTAPVIDDPRRRRAILWAVCVALMAVVASVSGLNVAQPQLAVTFDASQGQVLWIINTYTLTLAALLLPLGAAGDRWGRKPVLVAGLAVFGVANVAAALAPVAGVMLGARLLSGIGAAMIMPVTLSVITSSFPGTERSKAIGMWTAVAGGGGILGMYLSALLVDVASWRWLFALPVVLTLAAVLIGVRAVPNSREAARGRFDLPGALASVVAAVGFTYALHEAPARGWGDPAVVLTLVVAVVATAVFVAWELRTPSPLLDIRNFRTRGLSSGTTLLLVLFGVQGGVSLVLYPFFQVVLGWSGLLATLGLMPMALLMMAASGVAPRLAARIGVRGSMVTGLGLAGAGLALMASLVSVSGGYLGVLPGLIAMGLGAGLAMTPSTEAITSALPREQQGVASALNDLTRELGAALGIALLGGLLVAGYRNALRGRLDGVPADLAATAREGVANAAAVSQHADGHAERIMTAAQEAFVAGWQQAMWVGVAVMAALALFVAFRGPTRAPASVTESADGTTH